Below is a genomic region from Candidatus Cetobacterium colombiensis.
AATCGTTTATCATCAATAGTTTTTCATCTTTAAAAAATAAAAGTGATGTTGCTCATAAAAGTTTTGATATCCCGCTTAACAATAAAAACTCTGTAACAATATTTACAGATCCTGAGTTGACAACAACTAATTTAAATATTATGTGGAAAGAAGCTATTTCTCCAATCAATTCTGAATTAGTCTTCAAACAAAATTTAGAAAAGATTCTACTTAATTCTATAGTTAATACTAGATTCTCTATTTTTTCTAAAGATAAAGATTCTCCATATATATATTCTTCTATTTATAATTTTCCTCTTAATGATAAAACAGGAATATATGCAATTTCCAGTTTAATAAAAAAAGAGGATATTGAATCAACTTTAACTAATTTAATTGATAATTTAAAAGATATTTCTATAAATGGCATTTCTAATACTGAATTGGAAAATGAAAAAATTAATTTATTAAATAATTTAAAAACATTAGTTAATAATAAAGATAGTATCACAAACAACACTTTTATGGATTCAATAGTAGATTATATCCTAAACAACAATACTTTTATGGAACCTCAAATAGAATATGACCTAACTAATAATATTTTAAAGACTATTACTTCTGAAGATTTAAAACAAATTGCTCAAAATCTTTTATCTTCAAATTATGATGTTCTTATAACTTCTAGAGAAAATATGAAAAATAAACTTCCTACTGAAGAAAAAGTTGAAACTTTTATAAATTCTCTCTTAAATCAAAATACAACTTCTTTAAAAACTCAAAGTTTAAATTTAAATCTTCCTGAGTTAAAACTAATTCCAGGAGTAACTAAAAAAATCTCATCTGAAAAAGATTATTTAAAATTTCAACTTTCAAATGGAATAGAGGTTTTTTATAAGGAAACTGATTTTGATAAAGATAAAATTTATTTTAAACTAACTAAATTACAGGGAAGTTCAAGCTTAAATTATTCTGAATATATTAATTCTGTTTTCCTTCCTGATATTTTATCAAATTCCGGAGTGGGAGATATTGACTATAAATCTTTAGAAATTTATTTCAAAGGAAAAAACTTTACAGTTGAACCATATATTGATGACTATACTCAAGGTTTTATTATTTCTACAAATAAAGAAAACCTTAATGAAGCGTTAAAATATTTTAGGACACTTATTGCTAGACCTAAGTTTGATAATAATATAATCGAATCTACTCTAAAAACAAATGCAGAATTAATTAAAAATAGAGATTTTTCACCTAAATCAGTTCTTAAAAAAACTTATTTAGAAGTTTTAAATAATAATAATCCTAGAAAAATAACTTTAGATTTAAAAGATTTAGACTATGTTAACAGTAAAACTTTAGAAGAAACATTTCAAATGTTATTTTCAAACTTTAAAGATTATAAACTTACAGTTACTGGATCTATCGATGAAGAAACTTTAGTTAAAGATTTAGATTATTATTTTGCTAATTTACCTATTAAAAATAATTCTAAAACATTTAAAGACTTAAATGTAAATTATCCTACTGATAACGTTCAAAAAAGAGTAATTCAAGGAATTGATAAAAAAGCTACAGTTATTTTAACTTTTCCTTATCATGGTGATTTTTCTTTAGAGAACAGAACTCTATACAACGGATTTTCAAATCTTTTGAATATTCTTCTTATTGAAAATGTTAGAGAAAAAATAGGTGGTGTTTATTCAATATCTTCATCTGCTAACCTTGAAAAATTAAATTTTGGAGAAAATTATCTTCAAATTATTTTTAGTACTGATAATAAAAGAGTTGATGAAGTTATTAAAAAAGTAAAATCTACTATTGAAGAGATTCAAAAAGGTAATTTTCCTCAAAATAAAATTCTAGATATTCAAAAAAATTATGAACTTAATTTTGAAACAGCTTTAAAAACAAATAGTTTTTGGAATAATTTTTTAGAGAAAAAAAATTTAATATCTGACTATGAATTTTATACTCCTATGAGGTATAATAATATTGTAAATTTTGATTCTATTGTAAATTTTTCCAATAGAGCACTAAAGATAAATAATTGTGTAGAAGTTACTCTTCTACCAGAAAAGGAGGACTAATATGCCACATTTAAAATTTAGAGGCATCGATAAAAATATTTTAATTGAAAATAGTAAAGAATTAATCGATGGTTTAACGTCTATTATTCAATGTGATAGAACTTGGTTTACTATTGAACATACCGAAACTGAGTATATTTTCGATGGAGCTATTGTTCCTGGCTATACTTTTGTTGATATCGCTTGGTTTGATAGAGGACAATCTACAAAAGATCTTGTAGCAGATTTTGTTACAAAATTTTGCAAAAAATTAACAAATAACAACGACACTACTGTTATCTTCTATCCCCTTGAAGGTTCTAATTATTACGATAATGGAGAGCATTTCTAATTTTTATGAAATCTAATATCGCTCTTATCGGCTTTATGGGAAGTGGTAAAACTACAATTGGTAGAATTCTTGCTAAAAGCTTAGATATGAAATTTATAGATATCGATCGTTGTATATCTATACGGGAAAAAAAAACTATCCCTGAGATATTCGAAGAACATGGTGAAAAATATTTTAGAGATTTAGAACGGGCTATTATTGAAGAAGAGTCTAAAGATAACAATATTGTTATCTCAACTGGTGGTGGTGCTATCATCGATAATGTTAATATAAAAAATCTTAAAGCTACTTCCTTTGTAGTTTTCTTAGATTGTGATATTAACACAATTTTTGAAAGAGTTAAAAAAAGTAAAACTAGGCCTCTTCTTAATAATTCTGAAGATGTACTAAAAACAATTAAAGAATTACACGAAAAAAGGCAAACTCTTTATAAAATATCTTCTGATTTTTCTATCAAAATAGATTTAAATACAAATATTTATGATAGTGTTGAAAAAATAAAAAATGCTTATATTTTAAGCTAAGGGGGTTTTTCTATGAACAATTTATATGGTAAGACTGTTTTTATTACAGGTGCGACAAAGGGTATTGGAAGAAGCTGTGCTTTAGCTTATGCAGAAAAAGGTTCGAATCTTATTTTAACTGCTAGAAGTGGTGATTTATTAGATTCATTAAAAGAAGAGTTAATTAGAAAATATGGAGTTAAAGTTTATACTTTAGTTATTGATGTACAAAATAGTGCTGATGTAGAAAATAAAGTAAATTCTTTACCTGAATCATTTAAAAACATTGATATTCTAATTAACAATGCTGGATTAGCTTTAGGTTTAGACAAAGCTTTCCTTGCCACTCCTACTGATATTGATGCTGTTATTGACACTAACGTAAAAGGAATGCTTTATATTACAAGTTCTATTGTTCCGCTTATGTTAAAAAATAATTCAGGGCATATTGTTAATTTAGGTTCTATTGCTGGAGATGCAGCTTATGCTGGAGGGGCTATATACTGTGCTTCTAAAGCAGCTGTAAAATCATTTTCTGATGGTTTAAGAATTGACTTAGTTGATACTAATTTAAGAGTTACTAATATTAAACCTGGATTAGTTGAAACTGAATTTAGTAAAGTTAGATTTAAAGGTGATATTGAAAAAGCAAATAATACTTATAAGGGAATTAATGCACTAACTCCTGATGATGTAGCTAATGTTGTTATTTATGCTACGGGATTACCTGAGAATGTTCAATTGACAGAGATTGCAATGACTCCTAACCATCAAGCTGATGGTAGAACAGTTCATAGAAATATTTAAAAAAAGGAGTAGAAATTCTACTCCTTTTTTATTAGTCATTCATATATAATTTTTTGTATATTAAAGGTAAAAATAAAGCTCCAGATAAAAAGTTTCCGATTGTTACTGCTAAAAAGTGCATACCCATTTGACTTGGAGAATATGCTGTTGACATTAATATTTTTCCAATACTCACATAATACATATTTGCAACAACGTGCTGAAATCCTCCTAAAATAAATAGCATAATTGGAAACCAAATTGCTAAAATTTTTCCAGCTAAATCTTTTGCAGCTAAAGCAAACCATACTCCTATTGCAACTAACACATTACATAAAAATCCACTTGATACTGCTTCTACAAAAGTTAAATGTACCTTATGTTCTGCTACTCCAACTACATAACTCGCAAACTCTGGTGTTGAATAATTTCCTGCAAAATAAGATACGTATGCAATAAATATTGATCCTAAAAAATTCCCTACCCATACAGCACATAAATTTCTTGTATATGTTGTCTTTTCAACTCTTCCTTTTGTAAATGCTAATAATCCTAAACAATCTCCTGTAAATAACGATCCTCCAACTAGTACAACTAACATTAACCCTGTTGGGAATACTGCTGCTCCTATAAACTTTCCAGCACCTCCACCTACAGTAAAGTTGGCTATTAAGTTTCCTAAAGCTGACAGAGCTATGTAAACTCCTCCCATGAATCCAAGTAAAACTGTTTTGCTAAATGAGTAGTGCCCTTTGTTCTCTCCTAAAAGAAGAACTTGTTCCGTCGTTTCTTTGTTTGTTAAATAAACCTTCACTTTTTTCCTCCTGATTTCTTTTCGTACAGTTTGGAATTATACACCCATTATCCTTTTTTTTCAAGAGAATATTTAAAAAAAACTCAACCTAAATCTGGTTGAGTCCAATTTTAATATATTAAGTATATACAAACAATTCTAAAGTGTCATATTTATGAATCGCTATGTTCGTAAATTTTATAAGCTTCTAAAAAAGATTTTTTTAACTCTTCTCTTAAAATTTCTGGTTCTATTATTATAACTTCTTTTAAAAAAGAAGAAAAATAGAATTTTGCATTTTCTAAAGTCATTTCAAAATAATAAATTTCATCCTCTTTTTTTAAAAGCTTTGGTTTATAGTTTGTAAAACTTCTCAACATACTTTCACCATTAGATGTAAATATAGCTTTTATTAAAAGTCTCTCTCCTAAAAATGGATCAAAATTTTTTCTTATATTTTCTATATATTTTTTATCTCTGATTTGAATTTTTTCATTCAATATTCCTAAAACTATAGTATCTTTTAATTTCAAACTTTTATATAACTTGTTTTCATCATCATAAGCAAATATAAAATTTTCATCTCCTTGATCTTCTCTTTTTATAAAATATGGAGATATTGTATAACTATTTTTCATATAATTTATTCTTACTTTAACTTTATTTTTTATAGCATCTAGTATTGTTTTGTATGTATCTTGAAATATAAATATTTCTCTTTGGTATTTAAACTGTGATGAGTATATTTCAAATAGCTCTCTAAAAAATTCTGCTTCTACTTCAACTTCATTTGCTCTCAAAATATCATAGTATATATTTTTATTAGCTACATTCAAGTCAAATTGTACAACCTTTTTTAAAGGTCTTCCTTGGGGCTCTATAAATTTATCTATGTCAAATTTTTTTGTATATTTAAATTTATCTAAAATAAAATTGCACAGTTTATTATTATTTATTCCAAACTCTTCTGAGTCTTTTTTTAGTAGCCTCCAGATGTCTTCTGAAACTGTAACTCTTATTTTTTTCATCTGCATCCCCCATAATTTCTATAAATTTATGGATTTATTTTAACATATCCCTTTAATTTTTGCTCATATTTTTCTAGATAAAAAATACTTTCTTTTATTAAAGGAGTAATCGCAATTATATTTATAATCGTCATCAACCCTAATCCAAAGTCTGCTAACGACCATACAAAATAATTTTGTTCAATTCCACCAATATAAACCATAAGTATAACAATAATCTTATACACGAAATTTAATTTCGAACTTTCACTTATAAATTGAAGAGCATTTTTCCCATAAAAAGTTACTCCTAAAATTGTACTAAAAGAGAAAAAAAATAAAATTACAACTGTAAAAGGAATTCCAATCCATCCTATATGACTTTTTAAAGCCTCTTGAAATAATATCATTCCGTTTAAACCTATTGTAACATTTTCATCTGCTAATAAGATTACAAATGCTGTAGCACTACAAATAACTAAAGTATCTACAAATACACTTAGAGATTGAACCATGCCTTGCTTAACTGGTTCTTCCACATCTGCTAAAGCTGCTGCATAATTACCATTTCCACTTCCTGCTTCATTTGAAAATAATCCTCTTTTTACTCCTTGCATTATTATACCACCTAATGTTCCCCCCGCAATTTGAGTTATTCCAAAAGCTGAAGAGAATATTTTAGAAAAAACTAGAGGAATAGATGATATATTAGTGACAATGACAAATATAACTACAATTAAATACATACATGCCATAGCTGGAACAATTTTATTTAACGCTTGAATTATACTATCTTTTTTACTTTTTCCAAAAATTGTTATTGCAACTATAACTGATAGAAATATTGCAACTAATTTTGGATTTAATTTATAAGCACCTACAACAGATTCTGTAACTGAGTTAGACATTACTTGTATTGCTCCTATATAACAAATAATTGAAGAAATTGCATAAACTATACCTAATCCTCTTTTTTTCAGTCTATTTTTTATAATCCAAGGTGTTCCACCCCTATAATTTCCATCCGAATCCTTCTCCCTATAAACAACCGCTAAAACTGATTCTACAAAAGAAGTTGATGCTCCTAGTAAAGCTACTAACCACATCCAAAATAGTGCTCCTGGACCTCCCACTGATATCGCTGCTACTACTCCTGCTATATTTCCAGCACCCACTCTACATGCTGTTCCTAAATAAAATGCTTCTAATGAACTCATTTTTTGTCCATCAGTACTTTCACCTTTTAAAGTTTTTACTATTTCACCAAATAATCTAATTTGCATAAACTTAGTTTTATAACTTGTATAAACTGCCATTCCTATTAATAAAATTACAAGGATATTTTTTTCCCAAAGTATTTTATTCACTTCGTTGATTATTAGCTTCAAAATTTCCATATTAAGCTCCTCCAATTTTCAAATAAATTTCATATTTTATGCTAACATTTATATTAATTCATTGATAGATAACACTTTTTTTATTTTTTTGTTCGTATTTTTGGAAAACAATCTCTTTATTTACAGAGCCTTCCTTAATTTTAATAATCCATTTCTTGTTCTATGTACCATTTTTTAAGTACAGTTATGCTTTATTTTCAATATTTTTAACTTGATTTTTTTTCATTTTTTTGATACAATTTTCCTAATTATTAAAACACACACATTTTTTTATTACAACAATACTAAAATTTTGGAGGTTATAATGAACAAAAAGAAAGAAATATTAATTTTAGGTTTTGCTCTATTTTCTATGTTTTTTGGAGCTGGAAATCTACTTTTTCCACCTTCGGTTGGTGTAGCTGTAGGTAAAGATTGGTTTCAAGCTGGACTTGGATTTTTTCTAACTGGTATAGGACTACCTTTATTAGGTATTTTGGCCTTTACTAAAGTTGGAAGTTTAGATGATTTTGCAAATAAAGTTTCAAATAAATTTAATACAATTTATTCTACTATATTAATTTTAGTAATCGGTCCTTTATTCGCTATTCCTAGAACAGGATCGACTACTTTTGAAATGGGAGTTTTACCGCTTTTCCCTAACTCAAATCCTACAGTTTTAGCAATTGCTACTTCTGTTATATTCTTTGGAATAACATTATTTTTAGTTTTAAATGAATCAAGCATAACTGATATTTTAGGAAAATTTTTAACTCCTATAATTCTTTTAATTTTATCTCTAATAACTATACTTGGAATAACTAGTGATTTAGGAACTCCTGTAGATTCGGTTATTAACTCAAATCCATTTTCTTATGGATTCGTTAGTGGATATCAAACAATGGATGCTCTTGCTTCTGTTTTATTTGGTGTTATTATAATTAGAGGACTTGAAGGAAAAGGAATCAATAATAAAAATGAACAAAAAATGTTTTTAAGTAACGCAGGTTTTATTGCTGCTATTGGTCTTGGTTTTATATATTTAAGTTTAATTTATTTAGGAGCACAAATTAGTAGTATTAAAGGACTTACAACTGCACAAACTACTTTAACTCTAGCTCAAATGACTTTAGGTAATATTGGAAAAGTAGCTTTTGGTATTTGTGTTGCAGCTGCATGTTTAACTACTTCTGTTGGACTTGTTGCTTTAGCAAGCGAATGGTTTTCTAAACTTACTAAAATTTCTTATAAAAAAATTGCATTAGGAATTTGTATTTTTTCAACAGTACTTTCTGTTGCTGGTTTAGATTATTTAATAAGTTTATCTATTCCTGTTTTAGTAATTCTTTACCCTATTACTATAGTTTTAATTCTACTAAATATTTTTGGTATTAAAAGTGTTTTAACTTTTAGAATCGTTGTTATAACTACTTTTATTATTAGCATCGCTGAAACTTTAAAAGTTAATCTAGATTTTATTCCTTTAGCTAAAGCTGGATTCCCATGGATTTTACCTGCTTGTATAGCTTTTGGTATAAGCTTTATTTTAAAAAAAATTGAAGTAAAGAAAACAGTATAAAAAAAGGAGCCTTTAAGACTCCTTTTTTTATTTAAACATTAACTCTATTACAGAGAAAAATCCAATTGCCCACATTATTGGCTTAACATGACTTATTTTTTTATTAAATATACATACTAATATATAAGAAATAAATCCAAATGAAATTCCTATTGATATACTATAAGTTAAAGGCATTAATATTATTATTAAAAAACAAGGTATTGCTACTTCTATATTATGGAAATTTATATCTAAAAGATTCTTAAACATATACACTCCAACTAAAATTAGTGCTGGTGCTGTAGCAAAAGCTGGAACTACTCCTATTAGTGGTGAAAAAAACAATGAAATCGCAAATAAAATAGCTGTTGTTAGTGCTGTTAATCCTGTTCTTCCTCCAACAGCTATTCCTGATGCTGATTCAACAAATGTTGTAGTTGTTGATGTTCCTAACAAAGATCCTATCACTGTAGCAACTGCATCCGCTTCTAATATTTTACTTACATTTTTTATTTTACCTTTTTCATCTATCATTTCAGCTTCGTGAGCACAAGCCATTATTGTTCCTAATGAATCAAATAAATCAACAAACATGAACGAGAATATTGAACCTAAAAATATTGGCTTTATAGCTCCTAATACATCTAGTTTTAAAGCTATTGGAGCTGGACTTGGAGGCATTGAAATAATTTGAGATGGTAATTCTACTGCTCCAAATATAATTCCTAAAATTGTTGTCAGTACAATTCCAACTAAAATTCCACCTTTAACTTTTCTCATTTCTAAGAATCCCATTATTGCAAACCCAATTAGACCTAACACAACATTTAAATTAAATTTACCTAATGAAACAATCGTTGCTGGATTACTAACTATTAATCCCATTCCCTGCATTCCTATGAAAGCTATAAACAAACCTATTCCAGCTCCTACTGCTAATCTTATTTCTGCAGGTATAGCATCAATTATTTTCTCTCTAAGTCCTGAAAATGTTAAAGCTAAGAATATTACCCCTGATATAAATACTACTCCTAAAGCTTGTTCCCAAGTGGCCCCATTTCCTAAAACTAATGTAAAAGTAAAGAACGCATTCAATCCCATTCCAGGCGCCATCGCTAATGGTGCATTTACCCAAAACGCTGTTATTGCAGTTCCTATAGCAGATGCTAAACACGTTACCGTTATTAGTGCTCCTTTGTCCATCCCTGTCATTGAAAGAATAGAAGGATTAACAAATATAATATACGCCATTGTTAAAAAAGTCGTAATCCCCGCTATTATTTCTTGTTTCACTGTTGTTCCGTGTTCCTTTAATTGAAACAATCTCTCCATGTTTTCCTCCTAAGATTTTATTTTAATTTTTAAAAATTATTAATAAAATAAAAAAGACCTGTTAAACACAGGTCAAATAACTTAAACGCAAAATAGTAAAAGTTTTGACCCATAGAAAGCTATTTAAGGTAGCTCGTAGAAACTCTCCGCCGTATTCGAAGTATATATGGTTCAAATTTGTTTTTCTTTACTTCAATATTAAATATTAATTTATATTTTGTCAAGTTTTATTTATTTTTTAAACTATAATTATTATTTAATACATCTAATAAAAATAATAAGAAAAAAATAAAAGAATTACTAGGAAAATAAATAATTTTTATGATATAATTTATTTATAGTACACAGATTTTTCTTTTATTCTTTGTATGCTTTTTTAAAAAAATATTATTGATTTAATGAACTAAATGTGGAATAATATTACATATATTTCGCATTTAATTTGAAAGGAGATTTAACTATGGGTTTATTTGATTTCTTTAAAAAGAAAAAAGAGGATGAGTGGTTCAATATCTATTCGCCACTAAATGGAAAAGTTATTCCTTTAAGCGAAATACCGGATGATGCTTTTTCTCAAAAAATGATTGGAGACGGATGTGGAATTGATCCTACTGAGGGAGCAATCTGTTCACCAGTAGCTGGAGAAATTGACATTTTTGCTACTAACCACGCAGTTAGTTTTGAAGTTCCTAACGGACTTGAGTTAATTGTTCACTTTGGAATTGATACAGTTAAATTAAATGGAGAAGGATTCACTAGAATTGCTGAACCTGGATCAACTGTAGAGGTTAAAGATGAGCTTATTAAATACGATTTAGCTTACATTAAGGAAAATGCTAAATCAACAAAAACTCCTGTTATTATTGCTAACATGGACCAAGTTGAAGCACTTGAAGTAGTTGCTTCTGGAGATGTTAAAATAGGAGACCTTTTAATGAAAGTTAAAATCAAAAAGTAGTTTTTAGGAAGGTGCCTCTTTATTTAATATGAAAGAGGTGCCTTCTTTAATTTAAAAAAGACACATACAAACTTGAGGAGGAAAAATGAAAGTACTAGACTTGAATTTAGTTACTAACGAAGTAGCTAGACTTTGTATTGAAGCCAATTATTTTATTGGTAATGATGTTTTAAACAAAATTAAAGAATGCCAAAAAACAGAAACAAGTGAATTAGGTAAAGTTATTTTAAGTCAAATAATCGAAAATGATGAAATTGCAGCTAAAGATAATGTTCCTATGTGTCAAGACACTGGTCTAGTTGTTGTTTTTTTAGAGATTGGTACTGAAGTTAAAATTAATGGCGATATCTACGCTGCTATAAATGCCGGTGTTGCTAAAGGATATAAAGATGGATTTTTAAGAAAATCTGTTATCAGACACCCACTTGATAGAGTTAATACACAAGATAACACTCCAGCTGTCATTCATACTAAATTGATTCCTGGATCTGATAAAGTCAAAATTATTATTGCTCCTAAAGGTGGAGGTTCTGAAAATATGAGTACTTTAAAAATGTTTAAACCTGCTGACGGTATTGAAGGAGTTAAGAAATTTGTTGTAGAAAGTATCAAAAATGCTGGTGGAAATCCATGTCCTCCTATTATTGTTGGGGTTGGAATTGGTGGAAACTTTGAAAGATGTGCTGAACTTGCTAAAGAGGCACTTTTAAGAGATATTGAAGATATTAGTTCTGATCCTATTGCCGCGGCTCTAGAAAAAGAACTTTTAGAACTAATCAATAAAACTAATGTTGGTCCTCAAGGTCTTGGAGGAAAAACAACAGCTCTTGCTGTTAAAGTTGAAACTCAAGCATGTCATTTCGCATCTTTACCTGTTGCTGTCAACTTAAATTGTCATGCTGCTAGACACAAGGAGGTAACATTATGATTAAATTAACTACTCCTTTGAGAGATGAAGATATTAAAAAATTAAAATCTGGTGATGCTGTCTCTATAACAGGTACTATTTACACTGCTAGAGATGCTGCACATGCTAGACTTGTTAAACTTTTAGAAGAAGGAAAAGAATTACCTTTTGATGTTAAAGGTCAAATAATATATTATGCTGGTCCTTCTCCTGCAAAACCTGGACAACCTATTGGAAGTTGTGGGCCTACAACTAGCTACAGAATGGATTCTTATTCTCCTGCTATTTTAGACCAAGGATTAAAAGGAATGATTGGAAAAGGAGCTCGTGATAGTGCTGTTAGAGATTCAATTATTAAAAATGGAGCAATTTATTTTGCTGCTGTTGGAGGTGCTGCAGCCCTTATCGCAAAATCTGTTAAAAGTAGTGAAATCATCGCCTATGAAGATTTGGGTGCTGAGGCAATTAGAAAGTTAGAAGTTATTGATTTTCCAGCTATTGTAATTAATGATTGCAACGGAAATGATTTATATGAAATAGCTAGAAATAACTCAAATGAATAAAAATAAATTTAACTATAAAAGGAGTAAGATATTATGTCTACAGTTTTTGAAAAATCTTTAAAATTACATGAAACTCATTCTGGAAAAATAGAAGTAGTTTCTAAAGTTGCAGTTACAAATAAAGAAGAATTAAGTTTAGCTTACTCTCCTGGTGTTGCTGCTCCTTGTTTAGCTATCAAAGAAAATGTTGAAAATGTTTATAAATATACATCTAAAGGAAATATGGTCGCTGTTGTTACCGACGGTTCTGCAGTTTTAGGTTTAGGTAATATTGGCCCTGAGGCAGCTTTACCTGTTATGGAAGGAAAAGCAATTCTTTTTAAGGAATTTGCAGGTGTTGACGCTTTCCCTATTTGCTTAGATACTCAAGATACTGAAGAGATTATTAAAGCTGTAAAATTAATTGCTCCTGGATTTGGTGGAATTAATTTAGAAGATATTTCAGCACCTAGATGCGTTGAAATTGAAACAAGATTAAAAAATGAATTAGATATACCTGTTTTCCACGACGATCAACACGGAACAGCTATAGTCGTTGTTGCCGCTCTTATTAATTCTTTTAAGATAGTTAATAAATCTTTCGAAACAGCTAGATTTGTTGTCAGTGGTGCTGGAGCTGCTGGAAGTTCTATAATAAAATTACTTCTTAAAATGGGTGCTAAAGATATTGTTGTTAATGACATTGATGGAATTATTAATAGAGATGAAAAAGCTGACTATAACTTCTTAAAAGCTGAGATAGCAGATATTACAAATCCTGAAA
It encodes:
- the brnQ gene encoding branched-chain amino acid transport system II carrier protein, with the protein product MNKKKEILILGFALFSMFFGAGNLLFPPSVGVAVGKDWFQAGLGFFLTGIGLPLLGILAFTKVGSLDDFANKVSNKFNTIYSTILILVIGPLFAIPRTGSTTFEMGVLPLFPNSNPTVLAIATSVIFFGITLFLVLNESSITDILGKFLTPIILLILSLITILGITSDLGTPVDSVINSNPFSYGFVSGYQTMDALASVLFGVIIIRGLEGKGINNKNEQKMFLSNAGFIAAIGLGFIYLSLIYLGAQISSIKGLTTAQTTLTLAQMTLGNIGKVAFGICVAAACLTTSVGLVALASEWFSKLTKISYKKIALGICIFSTVLSVAGLDYLISLSIPVLVILYPITIVLILLNIFGIKSVLTFRIVVITTFIISIAETLKVNLDFIPLAKAGFPWILPACIAFGISFILKKIEVKKTV
- a CDS encoding NCS2 family permease, giving the protein MERLFQLKEHGTTVKQEIIAGITTFLTMAYIIFVNPSILSMTGMDKGALITVTCLASAIGTAITAFWVNAPLAMAPGMGLNAFFTFTLVLGNGATWEQALGVVFISGVIFLALTFSGLREKIIDAIPAEIRLAVGAGIGLFIAFIGMQGMGLIVSNPATIVSLGKFNLNVVLGLIGFAIMGFLEMRKVKGGILVGIVLTTILGIIFGAVELPSQIISMPPSPAPIALKLDVLGAIKPIFLGSIFSFMFVDLFDSLGTIMACAHEAEMIDEKGKIKNVSKILEADAVATVIGSLLGTSTTTTFVESASGIAVGGRTGLTALTTAILFAISLFFSPLIGVVPAFATAPALILVGVYMFKNLLDINFHNIEVAIPCFLIIILMPLTYSISIGISFGFISYILVCIFNKKISHVKPIMWAIGFFSVIELMFK
- a CDS encoding PTS sugar transporter subunit IIA, giving the protein MGLFDFFKKKKEDEWFNIYSPLNGKVIPLSEIPDDAFSQKMIGDGCGIDPTEGAICSPVAGEIDIFATNHAVSFEVPNGLELIVHFGIDTVKLNGEGFTRIAEPGSTVEVKDELIKYDLAYIKENAKSTKTPVIIANMDQVEALEVVASGDVKIGDLLMKVKIKK
- a CDS encoding fumarate hydratase, translating into MKVLDLNLVTNEVARLCIEANYFIGNDVLNKIKECQKTETSELGKVILSQIIENDEIAAKDNVPMCQDTGLVVVFLEIGTEVKINGDIYAAINAGVAKGYKDGFLRKSVIRHPLDRVNTQDNTPAVIHTKLIPGSDKVKIIIAPKGGGSENMSTLKMFKPADGIEGVKKFVVESIKNAGGNPCPPIIVGVGIGGNFERCAELAKEALLRDIEDISSDPIAAALEKELLELINKTNVGPQGLGGKTTALAVKVETQACHFASLPVAVNLNCHAARHKEVTL
- a CDS encoding Fe-S-containing hydro-lyase — its product is MIKLTTPLRDEDIKKLKSGDAVSITGTIYTARDAAHARLVKLLEEGKELPFDVKGQIIYYAGPSPAKPGQPIGSCGPTTSYRMDSYSPAILDQGLKGMIGKGARDSAVRDSIIKNGAIYFAAVGGAAALIAKSVKSSEIIAYEDLGAEAIRKLEVIDFPAIVINDCNGNDLYEIARNNSNE
- a CDS encoding NAD(P)-dependent malic enzyme; its protein translation is MSTVFEKSLKLHETHSGKIEVVSKVAVTNKEELSLAYSPGVAAPCLAIKENVENVYKYTSKGNMVAVVTDGSAVLGLGNIGPEAALPVMEGKAILFKEFAGVDAFPICLDTQDTEEIIKAVKLIAPGFGGINLEDISAPRCVEIETRLKNELDIPVFHDDQHGTAIVVVAALINSFKIVNKSFETARFVVSGAGAAGSSIIKLLLKMGAKDIVVNDIDGIINRDEKADYNFLKAEIADITNPENIKGGLKEAVINRDVFIGVSAANILSKDMVKSMNKDAIVFAMANPNPEIMPEDAIAAGAKIVGTGRSDYPNQVNNVLAFPGIFRGALDAKAKKITEEMKIAAAVGIAKLIPDNLLTSEYVIPDAFDHRVANVVAEEVKRIAKEQNITR